A single window of Vibrio stylophorae DNA harbors:
- a CDS encoding DUF1315 family protein: MTLDDIAAKARTLSEEHYQALCYVIETGRWPDGEALSITQRDQAIQLMMCYQSIHPNNAHMTINQSGQIEHKSKADLKREWAQKTWLAEQIDSIDNSNPC; encoded by the coding sequence ATGACGTTGGATGATATTGCAGCAAAGGCACGCACCCTGAGTGAAGAACATTATCAAGCGCTTTGTTATGTGATTGAAACAGGCCGCTGGCCAGATGGCGAAGCATTATCAATAACGCAGCGCGATCAAGCGATACAGCTGATGATGTGTTATCAATCGATTCACCCTAATAATGCACATATGACTATTAATCAAAGCGGGCAAATTGAGCATAAATCAAAAGCGGACCTAAAGCGTGAGTGGGCACAAAAAACATGGCTTGCCGAGCAAATTGACAGTATTGATAACTCGAACCCGTGTTAA
- the gap gene encoding type I glyceraldehyde-3-phosphate dehydrogenase: MTIKVGINGFGRIGRFVFRASVERNDIEVVGINDLIDVDYMAYMLKYDSTHGRFNGTVEVKDGNLVVNGKTVRVTAERNPADLKWDAIGVDVVAEATGIFLTDETARQHIQAGAKKVVLTGPSKDATPMFVMGVNHETYAGQDIVSNASCTTNCLAPIAKVLNDNFGIESGLMTTVHATTATQKTVDGPSAKDWRGGRGASQNIIPSSTGAAKAVGVVLPEVNGKLTGMAFRVPTANVSVVDLTVNLKNGASYEAICKAMKEASEGALKGILGYTEDAVVSTDFNGDTRTSIFDAAAGIALSDNFVKVVSWYDNEIGYSNKVLDLIAHISK; the protein is encoded by the coding sequence ATGACTATCAAAGTAGGTATTAACGGCTTTGGCCGTATCGGCCGTTTCGTTTTCCGTGCTTCTGTTGAGCGTAACGACATTGAAGTTGTTGGTATCAACGACCTAATCGACGTAGATTACATGGCGTACATGCTGAAGTACGACTCAACTCACGGTCGTTTCAACGGTACTGTAGAAGTTAAAGACGGCAACCTAGTTGTTAACGGTAAAACTGTTCGCGTTACTGCAGAGCGTAACCCAGCTGACCTTAAGTGGGATGCAATCGGTGTTGACGTTGTTGCAGAAGCAACTGGTATCTTCCTAACTGACGAAACTGCTCGTCAGCACATCCAAGCTGGTGCGAAGAAAGTTGTTCTAACTGGTCCATCTAAAGACGCAACTCCAATGTTCGTAATGGGTGTTAACCACGAGACTTATGCAGGCCAAGATATCGTTTCTAACGCTTCTTGTACTACTAACTGTCTAGCGCCTATCGCTAAAGTTCTTAACGACAACTTCGGCATCGAATCTGGTCTTATGACTACAGTTCACGCAACTACTGCGACTCAAAAAACTGTAGACGGTCCTTCAGCGAAAGACTGGCGTGGCGGTCGTGGTGCTTCTCAGAACATCATCCCATCATCAACTGGTGCAGCTAAAGCTGTAGGTGTTGTTCTTCCTGAAGTAAACGGCAAACTAACTGGTATGGCTTTCCGCGTACCAACTGCAAACGTTTCTGTTGTTGACCTAACTGTTAACCTTAAGAACGGTGCTTCTTACGAAGCTATCTGTAAAGCAATGAAAGAAGCTTCAGAAGGCGCTCTAAAAGGTATCCTTGGTTACACTGAAGACGCAGTTGTTTCTACCGATTTCAACGGTGACACTCGCACTTCTATCTTCGACGCAGCAGCTGGTATCGCACTATCTGACAACTTCGTTAAAGTTGTATCTTGGTACGATAACGAAATCGGCTACTCAAACAAAGTTCTTGACCTAATCGCTCACATCTCTAAATAA
- the ansA gene encoding asparaginase, with the protein MERKHIYIAYTGGTIGMVRSDHGYVPRAGYMEKQLADMPEFHRPDMPRFTLHEYAPLIDSSDMTPQDWQRIANDIYAHYDQYDGFVILHGTDTMAYTASSLSFMFENLDKPIIITGSQIPIGELRSDGQSNLLNALHIAANYPINEVTLFFNNKLFRGNRSTKAHADGFDAFDAPNMAPLLEAGIQIQLQRGTEINKKPAGDLILHQITPQPVGMVMLYPGISAEVIRNFLRQPVNALVLLTFGVGNAPQNQELLELLTEASSRGVVVVNLTQCFSGRVNMGGYATGCALADAGVISGHDMTPEAALAKLHYLLSQPIDVEQVRQLMQQDLRGELVAN; encoded by the coding sequence ATGGAACGAAAACATATCTACATCGCCTATACAGGTGGCACCATTGGCATGGTCCGCTCTGACCACGGTTATGTCCCTCGTGCAGGCTATATGGAGAAACAGCTGGCCGATATGCCAGAGTTTCATCGTCCTGATATGCCTCGTTTCACCTTGCATGAATACGCCCCGCTCATCGATTCTTCTGATATGACGCCGCAAGATTGGCAACGTATCGCCAATGATATTTACGCACACTATGACCAATATGATGGTTTTGTCATCCTTCATGGCACGGATACCATGGCGTATACCGCTTCATCGCTATCCTTTATGTTTGAAAACCTCGACAAGCCGATCATTATCACAGGCTCACAAATTCCAATTGGTGAGTTGCGCTCCGATGGCCAAAGCAACTTACTCAATGCGCTGCATATTGCCGCCAACTACCCAATCAACGAAGTGACCTTGTTTTTCAACAATAAACTCTTTCGTGGCAATCGCAGCACCAAAGCACACGCCGATGGATTTGATGCCTTTGATGCGCCCAATATGGCGCCCTTACTCGAAGCGGGTATTCAAATTCAGCTTCAGCGCGGTACGGAAATTAACAAAAAACCTGCAGGCGATTTAATTTTGCACCAAATCACCCCGCAACCTGTGGGCATGGTGATGCTTTATCCTGGCATCTCTGCTGAAGTGATTCGCAATTTCCTTCGCCAACCAGTCAATGCCTTGGTTCTTCTCACCTTCGGTGTAGGGAATGCGCCGCAAAATCAAGAGCTTTTAGAACTACTCACCGAAGCATCATCTCGTGGCGTGGTGGTGGTCAATCTGACCCAATGTTTCTCTGGCCGTGTAAATATGGGTGGCTACGCGACAGGTTGTGCGCTTGCTGATGCCGGTGTGATTAGCGGTCATGATATGACCCCTGAGGCAGCACTCGCTAAGTTGCACTATTTACTCAGCCAACCCATTGATGTGGAGCAAGTGCGCCAATTAATGCAGCAAGACTTACGCGGCGAGCTAGTCGCCAATTGA
- a CDS encoding VOC family protein has product MSSAMSDAVAVPVYDHSRSLIFYRDLLGFELRHDRQSKSERIIALAPKGSQRHIELVSPCAGLQPGSTQGLLVPTSDIEGMHQRLASGGVEISPIQEVEHGRFATFTDPDGNAWALVESYVVMRA; this is encoded by the coding sequence ATGAGTTCAGCGATGAGCGATGCGGTCGCAGTACCGGTCTACGATCACAGCCGTTCCTTGATATTTTATCGAGATTTATTGGGGTTTGAGTTGCGCCATGATCGTCAGAGCAAAAGTGAGCGAATCATTGCTCTGGCCCCTAAAGGGAGTCAGCGACATATTGAATTGGTTTCACCTTGCGCAGGGTTACAACCCGGTTCGACACAGGGATTATTAGTGCCAACCAGCGATATTGAGGGCATGCATCAACGCTTAGCATCGGGTGGGGTAGAGATATCTCCCATTCAGGAGGTCGAGCATGGTCGTTTTGCTACTTTTACGGATCCTGATGGCAATGCATGGGCGCTGGTGGAGTCTTATGTTGTGATGCGTGCTTAA
- a CDS encoding D-hexose-6-phosphate mutarotase: MDLKTLPALTVLSDNVTIVEQNGIKIVRVNHDKASAGISLHGGHVIWFQPKDQQDLIWMSEKAEFDTNKALRGGIPVCWPWFGKAANPSHGFVRTSEWQLIEHRESEQGVIIVLGIEDSEATQALWPHKFSARLYIDIQETLKVTLDAENTDTQAWQCSGALHTYLTVGDINQVEVTGMGPLYLDGLQQGKACESDVQTLTIGAMLDRVYTKADSQLSMTDKALNRQVMVKNGGQNAAVIWNPWVEGAQSMADMADNGYQTMLCIESTYHATNLENGYNVAPGEHFILTTEISTKAN; the protein is encoded by the coding sequence ATGGATTTAAAGACTCTTCCCGCTCTGACTGTGCTTTCTGATAATGTCACCATCGTCGAGCAAAATGGCATCAAAATCGTTCGCGTAAATCATGATAAAGCCAGTGCAGGGATCTCTTTGCACGGCGGCCACGTGATTTGGTTTCAACCAAAGGATCAACAGGATCTCATTTGGATGAGCGAAAAAGCAGAATTTGATACAAACAAAGCCCTGCGTGGTGGTATTCCTGTGTGCTGGCCATGGTTTGGCAAAGCTGCTAACCCATCACACGGTTTTGTTCGTACCAGTGAATGGCAATTAATTGAACATCGCGAAAGCGAGCAAGGCGTCATTATCGTCTTGGGCATTGAAGATAGCGAAGCAACACAAGCGCTATGGCCTCACAAATTCTCTGCGCGACTCTATATTGATATTCAAGAAACCCTCAAGGTTACCTTGGATGCAGAAAATACAGATACCCAAGCATGGCAATGTTCTGGCGCATTGCACACTTACCTAACTGTCGGTGATATCAACCAAGTTGAAGTAACCGGAATGGGACCGCTGTATCTTGATGGCCTACAGCAAGGTAAAGCATGTGAAAGTGATGTTCAAACACTCACCATTGGTGCAATGTTGGATCGCGTTTACACCAAGGCAGATAGCCAACTATCAATGACTGATAAAGCGCTTAATCGCCAAGTGATGGTGAAAAATGGCGGACAAAATGCCGCTGTAATTTGGAACCCTTGGGTTGAAGGTGCTCAGAGCATGGCTGATATGGCTGATAACGGCTACCAAACCATGTTGTGTATTGAGTCAACCTACCACGCCACGAACCTTGAAAATGGCTACAACGTTGCCCCTGGTGAGCACTTTATTCTAACCACAGAAATCAGTACTAAAGCCAACTAA
- a CDS encoding DUF2989 domain-containing protein, with protein sequence MRRLFTPLALVLLLSGCWDRHTSTTELCEDKPYLCQGTNKGDGQCRVQRTRFIWQKYEVEKDASDAQKFKLLTQAQHYYDCLTLAARIEPTELKERKTLRADAAMFAQDEILRLEQELASSSNPDVLYYFWGKGSYQALEQFLALEGQTVMNTPDLQLKLASYYIERDLEHTLKILSYGLSLYQAGDTVNPELLSALATVSHRSGYKDNAYIWSLVAQHYGVAIASEKQLTLLYPMNADHRTLLKHQADQVTDALKEGRYRSQMVPIPSSENAAFSE encoded by the coding sequence ATGCGTCGCCTGTTTACTCCCCTTGCACTTGTCCTACTCCTTAGCGGTTGCTGGGATCGACACACCTCAACTACAGAATTATGCGAAGACAAACCTTACCTTTGCCAAGGCACCAATAAAGGCGATGGTCAGTGCCGCGTGCAACGAACACGTTTTATTTGGCAAAAATATGAAGTCGAAAAAGATGCCAGCGACGCACAAAAATTCAAACTTCTGACGCAAGCCCAACATTATTATGACTGCTTAACACTCGCAGCGCGAATTGAGCCAACTGAACTGAAAGAGAGAAAAACATTGCGCGCAGATGCCGCCATGTTTGCGCAAGATGAGATTCTGCGGCTTGAACAAGAGCTCGCATCTTCCTCAAACCCTGATGTTCTGTATTATTTTTGGGGTAAAGGGAGTTATCAAGCACTTGAGCAATTTTTAGCCCTTGAAGGGCAAACGGTGATGAACACGCCAGATCTACAACTCAAGTTAGCAAGTTATTACATCGAGCGCGATCTTGAACATACCCTCAAGATACTGTCCTATGGACTCAGCCTTTACCAAGCAGGTGACACAGTCAACCCTGAGCTTCTTTCTGCGCTGGCAACTGTATCTCATCGCTCTGGATATAAAGATAATGCCTATATTTGGAGCTTAGTTGCACAGCATTATGGTGTCGCAATCGCCTCAGAAAAACAGTTAACACTGCTTTATCCCATGAATGCGGATCATCGCACTCTACTCAAACACCAAGCGGACCAAGTCACGGACGCACTTAAAGAGGGACGCTACCGAAGCCAAATGGTGCCAATTCCTTCATCTGAAAATGCAGCATTCAGCGAATAG
- the fadR gene encoding fatty acid metabolism transcriptional regulator FadR: MVIKADSPATFAEKYIIESIWNNHFPQGSILPAERELSELIGVTRTTLREVLQRLARDGWLTIQHGKPTRVNDFMHTSGLNILDTLVMLDGQDVQAVVENMLSARTDISGIYMRYALRGQPEAAAELIDSIIRQCQQLLAAPSLEAFLAECPDDLRLAIQQELKKIIDRYGKEDTVLCEQICRSKVFNFFDYKLFQGLAFLSGNKVYVLTLNGLRKIYSRVGGYYFMDPQACQLALDFYADLKGLCSNHGHQGVPERVKQYGRESGVIWMHNKEQIANYMADEE; the protein is encoded by the coding sequence ATGGTCATTAAGGCGGATAGCCCGGCAACATTTGCCGAGAAATATATTATTGAAAGCATCTGGAATAATCACTTTCCTCAAGGGTCGATTTTACCGGCGGAGCGAGAGCTTTCTGAGCTGATTGGCGTGACACGAACAACGTTACGTGAAGTGTTGCAGCGTTTGGCGCGTGATGGTTGGTTGACCATTCAACATGGTAAACCAACGCGTGTGAATGATTTTATGCACACATCAGGACTGAACATTCTGGATACCTTAGTCATGTTGGATGGCCAAGATGTTCAGGCGGTTGTTGAGAATATGTTGTCTGCGCGTACCGATATTAGCGGTATTTACATGCGTTATGCATTGCGTGGTCAACCAGAAGCGGCAGCAGAGCTAATTGACAGCATTATTCGTCAATGTCAGCAGTTACTTGCCGCACCAAGTTTGGAAGCTTTCCTTGCGGAATGTCCAGATGACTTGCGTTTAGCGATTCAGCAAGAGCTGAAAAAAATCATCGATCGTTATGGCAAAGAAGATACCGTGCTATGTGAGCAAATTTGCCGCTCAAAAGTGTTTAACTTCTTTGACTACAAGTTGTTCCAAGGCTTGGCATTCTTGTCAGGCAATAAAGTTTATGTATTGACCTTAAATGGCCTTCGCAAGATCTATTCTCGTGTTGGTGGTTACTACTTTATGGATCCGCAGGCTTGCCAATTAGCGCTTGATTTTTACGCTGATCTGAAAGGCTTGTGCTCAAACCACGGCCATCAAGGTGTCCCTGAGCGCGTGAAGCAATATGGTCGCGAGAGTGGGGTGATTTGGATGCATAACAAAGAACAAATCGCCAACTACATGGCTGATGAAGAATAA
- the msrB gene encoding peptide-methionine (R)-S-oxide reductase MsrB: protein MTSKFTDERWPHLTQEAYRVCRLGETEAPYSGVLLHHKEAGVYQCACCFKPLFHADQKYDSGCGWPSFDAPIHDQAIRYLTDHSHGMTRTEIRCAHCDAHLGHVFEDGPETTGERYCVNSVSMRFNAEDESA, encoded by the coding sequence ATGACATCCAAATTCACAGATGAACGCTGGCCACATCTGACGCAAGAAGCTTATCGAGTGTGTCGATTAGGTGAAACAGAAGCGCCGTACTCTGGGGTATTGCTACACCACAAAGAAGCGGGGGTATATCAGTGTGCATGCTGTTTTAAGCCCTTGTTTCATGCCGATCAAAAGTATGACTCAGGCTGTGGTTGGCCGAGCTTTGATGCGCCAATTCATGATCAAGCCATTCGCTATTTGACTGATCATAGCCATGGCATGACACGCACAGAAATTCGTTGTGCTCATTGTGATGCGCACCTAGGACATGTATTTGAAGATGGCCCAGAAACTACCGGTGAACGTTACTGTGTCAACTCGGTGTCGATGCGTTTTAACGCAGAGGATGAAAGCGCGTAG
- the nhaB gene encoding Na(+)/H(+) antiporter NhaB: MSISLGNAFVKNFLGKAPDWYKVTILSFLIINPIVFYLTRDENGLSMIAGWLLVVEFIFTLAMALKCYPLQPGGLLAIEAVIIGMTSPDHVKHELAANLEVILLLIFMVAGIYFMKQLLLFIFTKLLIGIRSKKLLSLAFCGAAAFLSAFLDALTVIAVVISVAIGFYAIYHRAASGADSTSGHDHTSDDSVNELSRDDLENYRAFLRSLLMHAGVGTALGGVMTMVGEPQNLIIAERAEWGFVEFILRMAPVSVPVLICGLLTCWLVERFKVFGYGAELPEPVRAILENFDREETAQRTNIDKAKLIVQALIGVWLIVGLAMHLAAVGLIGLSVIILATSFTGITEEHALGKAFEEALPFTALLAVFFTIVAVIIDQQLFAPVIATVLAMDEAVQLPMFYVANGLLSMVSDNVFVGTVYINEVLSAWHQGQISREQFDLLAVAINTGTNLPSVATPNGQAAFLFLLTSAIAPLLRLSYGRMVMMALPYTIVLTFVGLLCIELNLVPMTDILYNMNLVTHHLSVSVPEAVAGAAH; this comes from the coding sequence ATGTCCATTTCACTCGGTAACGCCTTTGTCAAAAACTTCCTTGGCAAGGCACCTGATTGGTATAAAGTTACCATCCTTTCTTTTTTAATTATCAACCCGATTGTTTTTTATCTCACCCGTGATGAAAACGGTCTATCGATGATTGCCGGTTGGCTTCTCGTCGTTGAATTCATTTTCACACTAGCGATGGCACTAAAATGCTACCCATTACAACCGGGTGGTCTGCTTGCCATCGAAGCGGTGATCATTGGCATGACCAGCCCTGACCACGTGAAGCATGAGCTTGCGGCAAACCTCGAAGTTATTCTATTGCTGATCTTCATGGTTGCAGGTATCTACTTCATGAAGCAGCTGCTGCTCTTTATCTTTACCAAGCTATTGATTGGCATCCGCTCGAAAAAACTTCTCTCTCTTGCATTTTGCGGTGCCGCTGCATTTCTTTCCGCATTCCTTGATGCACTCACCGTGATTGCTGTGGTAATTAGCGTAGCGATTGGTTTCTACGCCATTTACCACCGTGCAGCATCTGGTGCAGACAGCACCTCAGGCCATGACCACACCTCAGATGACAGCGTCAATGAGCTTAGCCGCGACGATCTTGAAAACTACCGTGCATTCTTGCGCAGCTTGCTGATGCATGCTGGCGTGGGTACCGCGCTTGGTGGCGTGATGACCATGGTCGGTGAGCCACAAAACCTAATCATCGCGGAGCGCGCTGAGTGGGGCTTTGTTGAGTTTATTTTGCGTATGGCGCCTGTAAGCGTGCCGGTACTCATCTGTGGCTTGCTAACCTGCTGGTTAGTAGAACGCTTTAAGGTCTTTGGCTACGGCGCTGAACTTCCAGAGCCAGTACGCGCTATTTTGGAAAACTTTGACCGCGAAGAGACAGCGCAGCGCACCAATATCGATAAAGCAAAGCTGATCGTTCAAGCTTTGATTGGTGTTTGGCTGATTGTTGGCCTTGCCATGCACTTAGCAGCAGTGGGCCTCATTGGCTTATCCGTCATTATCCTTGCGACTTCATTTACTGGTATTACCGAAGAGCACGCGCTAGGTAAAGCCTTTGAAGAAGCATTGCCATTTACAGCGCTGCTCGCAGTGTTCTTTACCATTGTTGCAGTGATTATCGATCAGCAGCTATTTGCGCCGGTTATCGCCACAGTACTTGCGATGGATGAAGCCGTACAGCTACCAATGTTCTACGTCGCAAACGGTCTGCTATCTATGGTTTCAGACAACGTATTCGTGGGCACGGTTTATATCAACGAAGTGTTGAGCGCTTGGCACCAAGGTCAAATCTCTCGCGAACAGTTCGATCTACTGGCGGTTGCAATCAACACAGGTACCAACTTACCTTCTGTTGCAACACCAAACGGTCAAGCGGCATTCTTGTTCCTATTGACCTCTGCGATTGCACCACTGCTTCGTTTGTCATACGGCCGTATGGTGATGATGGCGCTGCCTTACACCATCGTTTTGACCTTTGTCGGTCTACTCTGTATCGAGTTGAACTTGGTACCAATGACTGACATTTTGTACAACATGAACCTAGTGACACATCACCTTTCAGTGAGTGTTCCTGAGGCTGTTGCAGGCGCAGCACACTAA
- the sppA gene encoding signal peptide peptidase SppA, translating to MRTLIRWIGAFFRYLWKTINFIRLLLINVVFFTLVALIFVAISSDEPSVTLPEKAYLQVELSGPLLDQRTQGDPFGEASRLLSGEWQSQLTLYEIVQTIRHAATDDRIQGMVLNLNELEPTSLTKLRYVAKAIEEFKAHKKPVIVYGEHYSQGQYYLASFADEVYMAPYGSVMLQGFSSYGLYYKSLLERLDIHPHIFRVGTYKSAVEPFLRDDMSVEAKEASSALLNQLWGTYLADVAENRGTTVEKISPNIDKLLADLRRANGNMAQLNVEYKLIDQRLNRPQFDERIHTRFTDSEALDFYAYHQQIQPQEGYLNHGNIGIVTIDGPIVDGLSTPTEVGGATIASLLREARNNDDIKAVVLRVNSPGGSAYASEAIRVEVDALRSSGKPVIASMSSMAASGGYWVSVSADKIIAQPTTITGSIGIFGLFLSFEDALKNIGIYSDGLGTTAFAGMSPARELTPEVNEFIQLGVEHGYQQFIDLVIHHRQLTRKQVQAAAQGRVWTGQDALKLGLIDELGDFDDAIHSAAIIAGVEHPVPTWVQPPLSTFESFMLGLQATTGIDINQIMSRSLPAPFASTAQQVVKDFNQLSTFNDPKGQYALCLNCLQF from the coding sequence ATGCGCACGCTTATTCGATGGATCGGTGCTTTCTTTCGTTACCTATGGAAGACCATCAACTTTATTCGATTGCTTCTGATCAACGTTGTGTTTTTCACGCTCGTCGCTTTGATTTTTGTCGCGATCTCCAGTGATGAACCCAGTGTTACCTTGCCAGAAAAAGCTTATCTTCAAGTTGAGCTCTCCGGCCCACTCCTTGATCAGCGTACGCAAGGCGACCCCTTTGGTGAAGCTTCTCGTCTATTGTCCGGAGAATGGCAAAGCCAGCTTACACTGTATGAAATTGTGCAGACCATTCGCCATGCAGCAACCGATGATCGCATTCAGGGTATGGTGCTCAATCTCAATGAGCTAGAACCCACCAGCCTCACCAAACTTCGCTATGTGGCGAAAGCGATTGAGGAGTTTAAAGCGCATAAAAAACCTGTCATCGTTTATGGCGAGCACTACAGCCAAGGCCAATATTACTTGGCATCCTTTGCTGATGAAGTCTATATGGCACCCTATGGCAGCGTGATGCTGCAGGGATTTAGCAGCTACGGCTTATACTATAAATCGCTGCTTGAGCGCTTAGATATTCATCCTCATATCTTCCGAGTCGGAACCTATAAAAGTGCTGTAGAGCCTTTCCTTCGCGATGATATGTCCGTTGAAGCAAAAGAAGCTAGCTCCGCGCTGTTGAATCAACTATGGGGTACCTATCTTGCTGATGTTGCAGAAAACCGCGGCACCACAGTAGAAAAAATCTCACCAAATATCGACAAACTACTTGCAGATTTACGCCGTGCCAATGGCAATATGGCGCAGCTCAATGTTGAGTACAAACTCATTGACCAGCGCTTAAATCGTCCGCAGTTTGATGAACGGATTCACACTCGTTTTACGGATAGTGAAGCGCTCGATTTTTACGCCTATCATCAACAAATTCAGCCACAAGAAGGCTATCTCAACCATGGCAATATTGGCATCGTCACCATTGATGGCCCCATCGTTGATGGTTTATCCACGCCAACAGAAGTTGGCGGTGCAACCATCGCCTCATTGCTCCGTGAGGCCAGAAATAATGATGATATTAAAGCTGTGGTTTTACGTGTAAATAGCCCAGGTGGCAGCGCTTATGCCTCAGAAGCTATTCGCGTTGAAGTCGACGCATTGCGCAGTAGCGGCAAACCAGTGATTGCCTCCATGTCGAGCATGGCAGCATCTGGTGGCTATTGGGTTTCAGTGAGTGCCGATAAAATCATTGCCCAGCCGACTACCATCACTGGCTCTATTGGTATTTTTGGCCTTTTCTTAAGCTTTGAAGATGCGCTGAAAAATATAGGGATCTATAGCGATGGTCTCGGCACCACAGCATTTGCCGGTATGAGCCCAGCGCGAGAGCTCACCCCTGAGGTCAACGAATTTATCCAACTGGGCGTGGAGCATGGCTATCAGCAATTTATTGATTTAGTCATTCATCATCGCCAGCTCACACGCAAGCAAGTACAAGCAGCTGCGCAAGGACGTGTATGGACTGGACAAGATGCGCTCAAACTAGGGCTCATTGATGAACTTGGCGATTTTGATGATGCCATTCACAGCGCTGCTATCATTGCTGGTGTCGAGCATCCAGTGCCAACTTGGGTGCAACCGCCACTATCAACGTTTGAAAGTTTTATGCTTGGGCTGCAAGCAACAACTGGCATCGACATCAATCAAATCATGAGCCGCAGTTTGCCTGCCCCATTTGCTAGTACAGCACAGCAAGTCGTGAAGGATTTCAATCAATTATCAACATTCAATGATCCTAAAGGACAATATGCACTCTGCTTAAACTGTCTACAATTTTAA
- a CDS encoding OmpA family protein, whose protein sequence is MNKLAAVVSAALFGVVAVPASADFYLGGKAGGTWLDDSCSDSSFCNDDDFGAGGFAGYGFNDYVGLELGYDFFGTFQSSFPGGNVNDSLHAITLAPKFTWKFNPNWGLYGKVGGAYVDHGPIEDFTYMGAVGLEFDSLEQWSVRFEYQSIPDIDDNVADSLGANFFSLGIAYHFGRDKPVVVPPPPPPPPEPVIMTKSFEQVHGVGLFELNSAKLSASSESALADLVELMNTYPQAKVQIVGYTDSSGKASYNQKLSEKRAMAVSDYLESRGISSDRISARGEGENNPIADNGTKEGRMKNRRVEITVPEFEYEEVVMPQ, encoded by the coding sequence ATGAATAAATTAGCAGCAGTGGTATCCGCAGCACTTTTTGGTGTCGTTGCGGTTCCGGCATCCGCCGATTTTTATCTTGGTGGTAAGGCCGGAGGAACCTGGTTAGATGACTCATGTTCAGATTCTAGTTTCTGTAATGATGATGATTTTGGCGCAGGTGGTTTTGCCGGTTATGGCTTCAATGATTATGTTGGCTTAGAACTTGGCTACGATTTCTTTGGCACTTTTCAATCCAGCTTTCCTGGGGGGAATGTCAATGACAGTCTTCATGCGATTACACTAGCTCCCAAATTCACTTGGAAATTTAATCCTAATTGGGGCTTGTATGGCAAGGTGGGCGGTGCCTATGTTGACCATGGTCCAATTGAAGATTTCACATACATGGGCGCTGTCGGTCTTGAATTCGATTCATTGGAACAGTGGTCTGTGCGTTTTGAATATCAATCCATTCCTGATATTGATGATAATGTAGCTGACAGTTTGGGTGCGAACTTCTTTAGCTTAGGTATCGCATATCACTTCGGTCGTGATAAGCCAGTGGTTGTGCCACCGCCACCGCCACCGCCACCAGAGCCAGTCATTATGACCAAGAGCTTTGAGCAGGTGCACGGTGTTGGCTTGTTTGAACTCAATAGCGCGAAATTAAGCGCGTCGAGCGAATCTGCGCTGGCTGATCTTGTTGAGTTAATGAACACCTATCCACAAGCGAAAGTTCAAATTGTTGGTTACACCGATAGTTCTGGTAAGGCAAGCTACAACCAGAAGCTTTCTGAAAAACGAGCGATGGCCGTTTCTGACTATCTAGAAAGTCGCGGGATTAGCAGTGATCGTATCTCAGCTCGTGGTGAAGGTGAAAATAACCCAATCGCAGACAATGGTACAAAAGAGGGACGGATGAAAAATCGTCGCGTTGAAATCACTGTGCCGGAGTTTGAGTATGAAGAAGTGGTGATGCCGCAATAG